The stretch of DNA CGTGCACTGATGGTTAGAAAATTACAAATACGTCGAGCTCCTATGTATAGTTTCTCGAAAACGAAACACATATACTAATCAATAACAACAATTTTCACCCATTTTATTATGTGCAGCAGCACGACTTTTAAAGCAGATAGGATCGTTCTCGCccactctttttttattattagtatttttgtTCTCAGATGACGCAGCCATACtatttcttatttatatttattttttcagtagTAGTAAAAAAGCccgaaacgaaaaaaaaaggagttcaCGCTACTAGATGTCGAACTCGCCCCGGAGCGGCTCCCCGGCCGGCGCGGCGGGGCCCACCGAGAGGCGGCGCGGGTGCCACGCCGGCGTCCCGTCCTCGAAGGCGTTACACGTCAGCCTCCGGAGCCCGCTCCCGTCGAGGCGACACGTGTACAGCTCCCCGTACGGCTGGAACTGGTTGGGCCCCGCCACGGGCTCCCCGTTCACCCCGCCCAGGTTCGCCGTGAACACCAGCCACTCCCCGTCGCCGCTGAACGCCACGTGGTTGATCCTCTCCCTGTCCACGTCGCCGCTCGCCACGCGGACGCGCCGCAGCCCCGCCCCGTCCGGGCCCACCAGGTAGACCCCGAACCCGTCCGGGTTGGTCGGGTCGTGGCGGTTCGACGAGAACGCGATCAGGTCCCCGCGCGGCGACCAGCTCGGCATCGTGTCGACCCACTCCCCCTGCGTCAGCCTCCGGACCCCGTCCCCTTCCCCCTCGCCCCGCGCCGCGTCGACCACGTACAGGTTCTTGTGCCCCGACCGACCCGACCGGAACACGACCCACCGCCCGTCGGGCGAGCACGACGGGAACGCGTCGTTCCCGGCCTCGGGCCGCGTCAGCACGGTCACCCGCGCGGACGCGAGGAGCTCGCCATCATCTCGGCCGTCCAGCTCCCCGGGGTCGAACTCGACCCGCGCGATCCGGACCGTCGCCTTCGCGGTCTCGAAGATGGGCCCCACCGAGGTGAAGATGACCCCGCGCTCCCTCGGGCTCCACGCCGTGGCGAACAGGGCCGGCTCCCTGATCGCGATCCAGCGCCTCGAGCCGTCGGATCTGACGATGGAGAGGCCCGGGGAGGCGAGGAAGTCGCCGTTGACGGCGATTAGATCGCCGTCGGGGGAGAAGGAGGGGAAGGTCCCGTTCGCGCGGaggagggttagggtttgggccTCCGCGGGGCTCGCCACGGGGTGGAGGTTGGGGACGACGCGGTCCCCCGGGGAACCCTCGCCGCGGAATCGGTGGTACCCGAGGCGGTTCGAGCCCCGGGAGAAGAAGGGGTTGTAGTGGTGGAGATTAGGGTTTATCCGCTCCGTGACGGGGACGAACTCCCCCGATTCGAGGTCGTAGATCTCGATGTGGCGGTGGCGCCGCCCCTTCCGCCGCGTCGCCACCGCGATTCTCCGCccgtcccccgccgccgccggcgtgAACGCGTGCACCCCCGGCGGCGTCACCCGcctcgccgccgcgccgccgccgccgagatCCGCCTCGTAGACGCTCCACCACCCGTCCTCCGCCCTCCGGTGGAAGTAGAGCCGCGGCGGCgctgcggcggcgccgccgccccagGAGGGCcaccccgcggcggcggcggcgacgacgcggcggcgcgcggggtcGGCGACGGGGAACACGGCGATCTCCGTGTCGAGCTCGCGGAAATCGCCCCCCCACCGCCGAAACCCGTACGACGCCACCGCGACGAGCTCCCCGGCCCGGTCCAGCGCGGGGCTGAAATCGACCGCCCCGGTCGGGGTGAGCCGGACCGGGCCCTCCCCCCCCTCCACCCCGGTCGAGTAAACCGCGGCCCAGCTCTTGAACGGCTCGGATTGCCTCTCGTGAGCCGAGACGAAGTACAGCCGTCCGTCTCTCACGATCGGACGGTCGTGGAACAGGCTCTCGGGGAAGCCCGGGACCGGCTCCGGTTCGGTTCGGCCGGGCCGGGAGAGGAAGAGCCGGGCCGAGCCGGT from Ananas comosus cultivar F153 linkage group 18, ASM154086v1, whole genome shotgun sequence encodes:
- the LOC109724201 gene encoding uncharacterized protein LOC109724201; translated protein: MEPEGTIVFTTVGLPHFGFDVFSVAVPGDPGAAVTELTERRHTDGVSVNYNAQFADEDGDAVVFVSERTGSARLFLSRPGRTEPEPVPGFPESLFHDRPIVRDGRLYFVSAHERQSEPFKSWAAVYSTGVEGGEGPVRLTPTGAVDFSPALDRAGELVAVASYGFRRWGGDFRELDTEIAVFPVADPARRRVVAAAAAGWPSWGGGAAAAPPRLYFHRRAEDGWWSVYEADLGGGGAAARRVTPPGVHAFTPAAAGDGRRIAVATRRKGRRHRHIEIYDLESGEFVPVTERINPNLHHYNPFFSRGSNRLGYHRFRGEGSPGDRVVPNLHPVASPAEAQTLTLLRANGTFPSFSPDGDLIAVNGDFLASPGLSIVRSDGSRRWIAIREPALFATAWSPRERGVIFTSVGPIFETAKATVRIARVEFDPGELDGRDDGELLASARVTVLTRPEAGNDAFPSCSPDGRWVVFRSGRSGHKNLYVVDAARGEGEGDGVRRLTQGEWVDTMPSWSPRGDLIAFSSNRHDPTNPDGFGVYLVGPDGAGLRRVRVASGDVDRERINHVAFSGDGEWLVFTANLGGVNGEPVAGPNQFQPYGELYTCRLDGSGLRRLTCNAFEDGTPAWHPRRLSVGPAAPAGEPLRGEFDI